A single region of the Planctomycetaceae bacterium genome encodes:
- a CDS encoding CBS domain-containing protein — protein sequence MTQSVDSPRASDFMKTHVKTVSPDMPLDKLIPFLLDHRVSNAPVIETAGGRKKLVGFISERDCLAVLSDESFFGSPSPPQTARTIMRRHPVCVTADTELFTLASIFVNHGFRHLPVTDGDTLLGIVSRRDVLRAMNDYYDHSLDEKHRRRFPPDLSQLIYHRFLVAD from the coding sequence ATGACTCAATCCGTCGACTCTCCCCGCGCCAGTGACTTCATGAAGACACATGTGAAGACCGTTTCGCCGGATATGCCGCTGGACAAGCTGATCCCATTCCTGCTGGATCATCGGGTTTCCAACGCACCCGTGATCGAAACTGCGGGCGGGCGAAAGAAGCTTGTGGGATTCATTTCCGAGCGGGATTGTCTGGCGGTGCTGTCGGACGAGAGCTTTTTCGGGAGTCCGTCGCCTCCACAGACTGCTCGAACAATCATGCGACGGCACCCTGTGTGCGTGACGGCGGATACGGAACTGTTCACGCTGGCATCAATTTTCGTAAATCACGGGTTCCGACACCTGCCCGTGACGGATGGCGATACTCTGCTGGGAATTGTCAGTCGTCGCGACGTCCTGCGAGCGATGAACGACTACTATGACCATTCGCTTGACGAAAAGCACCGTCGTCGGTTTCCTCCCGACCTTTCGCAACTGATTTACCATCGCTTTCTGGTTGCCGATTAG
- the trxA gene encoding thioredoxin, producing the protein MSDQVEIACSGCLAVNRIPAARQQDEPVCGRCRKSLLPGVPVELDDSSFRKFVSRTQVPVLVDFWAPWCGPCRMMAPAFEQAAAKLASEAILGKLNTGDSPRTAELFRISAIPTLICFQNGREVARQSGALTAQQIVQWVRSLT; encoded by the coding sequence GTGAGCGATCAAGTTGAAATCGCATGTTCCGGTTGCCTTGCCGTGAACCGGATTCCCGCCGCGCGGCAACAGGATGAGCCAGTGTGCGGACGATGCCGGAAATCGCTGCTGCCGGGAGTACCCGTCGAACTCGACGACAGCTCGTTTCGAAAATTCGTGAGCCGGACGCAGGTTCCGGTGCTGGTGGATTTCTGGGCTCCGTGGTGCGGACCGTGCCGAATGATGGCGCCCGCGTTCGAGCAGGCGGCCGCGAAACTTGCGTCGGAGGCAATTCTGGGAAAGTTGAACACCGGGGACTCACCGCGCACGGCAGAGTTGTTCCGAATCAGCGCCATTCCCACGCTGATCTGTTTTCAGAACGGACGGGAAGTTGCGCGGCAATCGGGTGCCCTGACCGCTCAGCAGATAGTTCAGTGGGTCCGATCGCTCACGTAG
- the ppsA gene encoding phosphoenolpyruvate synthase — MSATSTATDLVRWFDQIGIDDVPSVGGKNASLGEMYRELTGEGVKVPNGFATTADAYRRFLHETGLEEKIPQILADLDTSDIENLRQRGSQVRHAILESEMPANLRTAIVDAYNELCRERGDIADVAVRSSATAEDLPDASFAGQQETYLNVRGPNQLLDCCRRCFASLFTDRAISYREDKGFDHFRIALSIGVQLMVRSDLGTSGVMFSIDTESGFRDAVLINAAYGLGENVVQGSVNPDEYYVFKPTLREGFRPILKKSIGSKEFKLVYDVGGGRMTKNVPVPPEDRAAFALADDEILTLARWACIIEDHYSARRGQPCPMDMEWARDGRTGELFIVQARPETVQSQKVRDSLESFRLTAAGNPIVRGRAVGERIGQGPVHVITNASQLGDFRAGEVLVTDKTDPDWEPIMKIAAAIVTNRGGRTCHAAIVSRELGLPAIVGTIQGTELLRNGQQVTVSCAEGDTGVVYEGLLPFEVETTSLKDLSRPKTKVMMNAANPEEAFGLSQIPNDGVGLARMEFIINNHIRIHPMALLRFDRVTDPEARREIARLTAGYVDRSQFFVDELAQGVGMIAAAFYPKDVVVRMSDFKSNEYANLIGGREFEPTEENPMIGFRGASRYYDERYREAFGLECLAMKKVREDMGLTNVRLMIPFCRTVEEGRKVQQVMADYDLVRGQNGLEIYVMCEIPSNVIAAEAFAEIFDGFSIGSNDLTQLTLGVDRDSEIVAHIFNERDAAVMSAVRSAIASAKKTGRKIGICGQAPSDYPEFAQFLVEQGIDSISLNPDAVMKTTVKILEIERKLA, encoded by the coding sequence ATGTCAGCGACTTCAACGGCAACCGATCTTGTTCGATGGTTCGATCAGATTGGCATTGATGATGTGCCGTCCGTCGGGGGAAAGAATGCGTCCCTGGGAGAAATGTATCGCGAACTGACCGGCGAAGGCGTCAAAGTTCCCAACGGATTTGCCACAACAGCGGATGCCTATCGTCGGTTTCTTCACGAAACGGGACTGGAGGAAAAGATCCCGCAGATTCTGGCGGATCTGGATACCAGCGATATCGAGAATCTTCGTCAGCGAGGCAGCCAGGTTCGACATGCGATTCTGGAAAGCGAGATGCCCGCCAACCTGCGCACAGCCATCGTCGACGCCTACAACGAATTGTGCCGGGAACGCGGAGACATCGCGGATGTTGCCGTCCGCAGCAGTGCCACAGCGGAGGATCTTCCGGACGCCAGCTTTGCCGGTCAGCAGGAAACGTACCTGAATGTTCGCGGGCCGAATCAACTGCTGGACTGCTGCCGGAGGTGTTTCGCGTCACTGTTTACCGACCGGGCGATTTCGTATCGCGAAGACAAGGGCTTCGATCACTTCCGGATTGCTTTGTCCATCGGCGTTCAGTTGATGGTCCGATCGGACCTCGGCACGTCCGGTGTGATGTTTTCGATCGATACCGAAAGCGGCTTTCGTGACGCCGTCCTGATCAACGCCGCGTACGGTCTGGGAGAAAACGTCGTTCAGGGTTCCGTCAATCCCGACGAATACTACGTTTTCAAACCGACGCTGCGGGAAGGCTTCCGCCCGATTCTGAAGAAGTCGATCGGCAGCAAGGAATTCAAGCTGGTTTACGACGTCGGCGGCGGGCGAATGACAAAGAACGTTCCCGTGCCGCCGGAGGATCGTGCCGCATTTGCACTCGCTGACGACGAGATTCTGACGCTTGCCAGATGGGCCTGCATCATTGAGGACCACTATTCCGCGAGACGCGGTCAGCCGTGCCCGATGGATATGGAATGGGCCAGAGACGGCCGAACGGGCGAACTGTTCATCGTCCAGGCTCGCCCGGAAACCGTGCAGTCGCAGAAGGTTCGGGACAGTCTGGAATCGTTCCGGCTGACGGCTGCGGGGAATCCGATCGTGCGAGGCCGTGCGGTCGGCGAACGAATCGGGCAGGGACCGGTCCACGTCATTACGAACGCCAGCCAGTTGGGAGACTTCCGCGCAGGCGAAGTGCTGGTGACCGACAAGACGGATCCCGACTGGGAACCGATCATGAAAATCGCCGCGGCAATCGTCACCAACCGCGGCGGTCGCACCTGTCACGCGGCCATTGTCAGCCGGGAGCTGGGTCTGCCGGCGATCGTCGGCACGATCCAGGGCACGGAACTGCTTCGCAACGGTCAGCAGGTGACCGTGTCGTGTGCCGAAGGCGATACGGGCGTGGTCTACGAAGGGCTGTTGCCGTTTGAAGTCGAAACAACAAGTCTGAAGGATCTGTCCCGTCCGAAGACAAAGGTGATGATGAACGCCGCGAATCCGGAAGAAGCCTTCGGGCTGTCGCAGATTCCGAATGACGGAGTCGGGCTGGCTCGCATGGAGTTCATCATCAACAACCACATCAGAATTCATCCGATGGCGCTGCTGCGTTTCGATCGGGTGACGGATCCGGAAGCTCGCCGTGAGATTGCCAGACTGACGGCCGGCTATGTCGACCGGTCTCAGTTTTTTGTCGATGAGCTTGCTCAGGGAGTCGGCATGATCGCGGCTGCGTTCTATCCGAAGGACGTGGTCGTTCGCATGAGTGACTTCAAGTCGAACGAATATGCCAATCTGATCGGCGGGCGGGAATTCGAACCGACCGAAGAGAATCCCATGATCGGATTTCGCGGTGCTTCCCGGTACTACGATGAACGTTACCGCGAAGCGTTCGGACTGGAGTGCCTGGCGATGAAGAAGGTCCGCGAGGACATGGGGCTGACGAACGTCAGACTGATGATTCCCTTCTGTCGCACGGTCGAAGAAGGACGCAAAGTGCAGCAGGTCATGGCGGACTACGATCTGGTCCGCGGGCAGAACGGTCTGGAGATTTACGTCATGTGCGAAATCCCCAGCAACGTGATTGCCGCGGAAGCGTTCGCCGAAATCTTCGACGGCTTTTCGATCGGGTCAAACGATCTGACGCAGTTGACTCTGGGCGTCGACCGCGATTCCGAAATCGTGGCTCACATTTTCAACGAACGCGATGCAGCCGTGATGAGCGCCGTTCGCTCGGCGATCGCATCCGCAAAGAAGACCGGCCGCAAGATCGGCATCTGCGGCCAGGCTCCCAGTGACTACCCCGAGTTCGCTCAGTTCCTGGTCGAACAGGGCATCGACAGCATCTCGCTGAACCCCGACGCCGTCATGAAGACAACCGTGAAGATTCTGGAAATCGAACGGAAGCTGGCGTGA
- a CDS encoding efflux RND transporter permease subunit, protein MSDASTPNPQQTPFLTRVVEVFLRGDVAILLTLVSLILGAASLYLTPREEEPQIVVPIADLFVNAPGLSATEVEHKVTSRLEKLLFQIDGVEYVYSMSRPGQSVVTVRFYVGEDREDSLVKLYNKINSNTDQIPPGVASWVIKPIEIDDVPIVNVTLKSDRPNEYSDHELRRLAEQIQVELESIPNTNRVAVIGGRPRRIRVELDAIRLASRQTSPLQVAAALQASNVNLRAGSFEQQNQDCIVEAGTFLKDATELQDLVVNVAGGRPVYLGDIATIIDGPAEVESYSWIGYGPASDSASKSRSDVLPAVHVAVAKQKGTNAVRVAEDVHARMEELARTHLPDGVSWVITRDYGETANHKVNELVEGLVIAVLTVIGLIGLTLGWRPALVIALAIPVCYSLTLFINLMAGYTINRVTMFALILALGLLVDDPITDVENIARYFAMKVLPPREATLRAVQEVRPALILSTLAIIASFLPLAFITGMMGPYMGPMALNVPLTVVVSTFVAFLMTPWMAMVSLRTLDESSAEHGDAYDITRMPLYRFFRMLLGPILDRRWLSLLVLAGVVVLLLAAMLLPMFRLVPLKMLPYDNKNELQIVIDMPEGTTLDRTNSVALEVGRYLAGINEVHDFEVYVGTASAMDFNGMVRHYFLRQSPNTADIRLNLLPKEQRQQQSHELVLRIRSDLDALSRSLNANIKLVEVPPGPPVIATVTGEVYGPDDATYGQLVHAARRVEARLAREPGIVDVDSVAEAEQVRWVFETDKPKAALSGISTADISRTLKLALDGETATILHAPSEVDPLPVELRLPRDQRSAIDDLEEMYVQGRSGEMVQLGAVGRFVEGREDQTIYHKNLKRVAYVYGEVAGRSPADAILDMEFDRVESDVPIGGNGATPRPVGERTWLNPGGGDPWSIPAEFSVEWAGEGEWKITLDVFRDLGLAFAAALMGIFVILMFQTGSRALPMIIMLAIPLTLIGILPGFWLLNVIVDRPIGGYANPVFFTATAMIGMIGLAGIVVRNSVVLIDFIQHAQADGMALREAVIQSVAIRTRPILLTAGTTLLGNWVITLDPIFSGLAWAIIFGILTSTLFTLIVIPTVYWLLYGGKGEA, encoded by the coding sequence CGAAGTCGAACACAAAGTCACGTCTCGTCTGGAAAAGCTGCTGTTTCAGATTGATGGCGTTGAGTACGTGTATTCGATGTCACGACCGGGGCAGTCGGTTGTCACCGTCCGGTTTTATGTCGGCGAAGACCGCGAGGATTCGCTGGTCAAACTGTACAACAAGATCAATTCGAACACGGACCAGATTCCGCCGGGTGTCGCCAGTTGGGTCATTAAGCCGATTGAAATCGACGACGTGCCGATCGTCAATGTGACGCTGAAATCTGATCGGCCGAATGAATATTCCGACCACGAACTGCGGCGACTGGCTGAGCAGATTCAGGTGGAACTGGAATCCATCCCGAACACGAATCGAGTGGCGGTGATCGGCGGACGTCCGCGGCGCATTCGTGTCGAACTGGACGCGATCCGGCTGGCGTCGCGACAGACGTCGCCGCTGCAGGTGGCCGCGGCGCTGCAGGCCAGCAACGTTAACCTGCGAGCCGGAAGCTTCGAACAGCAGAACCAGGACTGTATTGTCGAAGCCGGCACGTTTCTGAAGGATGCGACCGAGCTGCAGGATCTGGTTGTGAACGTCGCGGGAGGCCGCCCGGTGTACCTTGGCGACATCGCCACAATCATCGACGGCCCCGCGGAAGTGGAAAGCTATTCGTGGATCGGATACGGCCCGGCGAGCGATTCGGCGTCGAAGTCCCGAAGCGACGTCCTGCCGGCGGTTCATGTGGCCGTCGCGAAACAGAAAGGCACAAACGCCGTCCGTGTGGCCGAGGACGTTCATGCTCGCATGGAAGAACTCGCTCGCACCCATCTGCCGGACGGCGTGTCGTGGGTGATTACTCGCGACTACGGCGAAACCGCCAACCACAAGGTCAACGAACTGGTCGAAGGCCTGGTGATCGCAGTGCTGACGGTCATCGGACTGATCGGGCTGACTCTGGGCTGGCGGCCTGCCCTGGTCATCGCGCTGGCGATTCCCGTGTGCTACAGCCTGACTCTGTTCATCAACCTGATGGCGGGGTACACAATCAACCGAGTCACGATGTTCGCTCTGATTCTGGCGCTGGGACTGCTCGTTGACGATCCCATCACCGACGTCGAAAACATCGCCCGCTATTTTGCGATGAAAGTGTTGCCGCCGCGCGAAGCGACTCTGCGAGCCGTGCAGGAAGTTCGTCCGGCATTGATCCTTTCCACTCTGGCCATCATCGCCAGCTTTCTGCCATTGGCGTTTATCACCGGAATGATGGGCCCGTACATGGGCCCGATGGCTCTGAATGTGCCGCTGACGGTGGTTGTCTCGACGTTTGTGGCGTTTCTGATGACGCCGTGGATGGCCATGGTTTCGCTGCGCACGCTGGACGAATCGTCCGCGGAACACGGCGACGCGTACGACATCACGCGGATGCCTCTGTACCGCTTCTTTCGAATGCTGCTGGGACCGATTCTCGATCGTCGCTGGCTGAGCCTGCTGGTGCTGGCCGGCGTTGTTGTGCTGCTGCTGGCGGCGATGCTGCTGCCAATGTTCCGGCTGGTGCCGCTGAAGATGCTGCCGTATGACAACAAGAATGAACTGCAGATCGTGATCGATATGCCGGAAGGAACGACTCTGGACCGGACGAATTCCGTGGCTCTGGAAGTCGGCCGATACCTGGCCGGCATCAACGAAGTTCACGACTTCGAAGTCTATGTCGGCACGGCATCGGCGATGGACTTCAATGGAATGGTGCGTCATTACTTCCTGCGGCAGTCGCCGAATACCGCGGACATCCGACTGAACCTGCTGCCGAAGGAACAGCGGCAGCAGCAGTCTCATGAACTGGTCCTGCGAATTCGTTCCGACCTGGACGCACTCAGCCGTTCGCTAAACGCCAATATCAAGCTGGTGGAAGTTCCGCCCGGTCCGCCGGTGATCGCCACCGTAACCGGAGAAGTGTACGGTCCGGACGACGCGACCTATGGTCAGCTTGTTCACGCGGCTCGGCGAGTCGAAGCTCGCCTGGCCCGCGAACCGGGAATCGTCGATGTCGACAGCGTTGCTGAAGCCGAACAGGTTCGCTGGGTCTTTGAAACCGACAAACCAAAGGCAGCGCTGTCCGGAATTTCGACGGCCGACATCAGCCGAACTCTGAAACTCGCGCTGGACGGCGAAACAGCCACCATTCTGCACGCACCCAGTGAAGTGGATCCGCTGCCTGTGGAACTGCGCCTGCCGCGCGACCAGCGTTCCGCGATTGATGATCTGGAAGAGATGTACGTGCAGGGCCGCAGCGGCGAAATGGTGCAGTTGGGTGCCGTCGGCAGGTTTGTTGAAGGCCGCGAAGACCAGACGATCTATCACAAGAACCTGAAGCGAGTCGCCTACGTCTACGGCGAAGTCGCGGGACGTTCTCCCGCGGACGCAATTCTGGATATGGAATTCGACCGAGTCGAAAGCGACGTTCCGATCGGCGGCAACGGCGCCACCCCGCGACCGGTCGGCGAACGGACGTGGCTGAATCCCGGCGGCGGTGATCCGTGGAGCATTCCCGCCGAATTCAGCGTCGAATGGGCCGGTGAAGGCGAATGGAAAATCACGCTGGATGTCTTCCGAGACCTCGGCCTGGCGTTCGCCGCAGCGCTGATGGGAATCTTCGTGATCCTGATGTTCCAGACCGGATCGCGAGCACTGCCGATGATCATCATGCTGGCCATCCCGCTGACCTTAATCGGCATCCTTCCCGGATTCTGGCTGTTGAACGTGATCGTGGACCGCCCGATCGGCGGCTACGCGAATCCCGTGTTCTTTACGGCGACCGCCATGATCGGCATGATCGGCCTTGCGGGAATTGTGGTCCGGAACTCAGTGGTTCTGATCGATTTTATCCAGCACGCTCAGGCCGATGGCATGGCTCTGCGCGAAGCCGTCATTCAAAGTGTCGCCATCCGTACGCGGCCGATTCTGCTGACGGCCGGAACGACGCTGCTGGGCAACTGGGTCATCACACTGGACCCGATCTTCTCCGGCCTGGCCTGGGCCATCATTTTCGGAATCCTGACGTCGACGCTGTTCACGCTGATCGTGATCCCAACGGTCTACTGGCTGCTGTACGGCGGCAAGGGCGAAGCCTGA
- a CDS encoding replication initiator protein A yields MTCESTLRARILPFPIDSTNSRDELNLCEFPLALLSDRRSAGRLELCFTDSLWDEAAGQQIRRSLRISAPPSYGLPTAKDEEVLLALIHYTDLVNQFSSPTVPFTRYELIRLLGWDDGGKSYQRLRESMARWKSITLDYRNAWRDHRAKCWVSEVFSLIDNVTLYDAAEQQKRGPPSQFDLPLSSFTWNRIFFDSMQAKYFKRLDFTFYQQLRTSTTKRLFRFLDKRFGSGRSHWEFDLHEFAFEHIGLSRNYDTGKIKEKLSLAIAELEACHFLQPLPREERYTKRGNQWRVTFAKGTGKPPLTMELRPCLDLQPCEVTQLLLNRNISPKTAAKLVATFDEHHIRRQLDIFDWILNHHPDSLKNPAGFFTESIRSGFSPPPGYQTPEQREQAKERRSRLKSTQADREQESAQEKLALLREREHIAAIRQSLTADRLATLEHQAMTAADVAQQKALNTPALRDFQLRLMVDAMLLKQFPLAMSSDSGNSRVRPMATAPQSRRPTTPHSHSRRR; encoded by the coding sequence ATGACCTGCGAATCCACACTGCGAGCCCGCATTCTGCCGTTCCCGATCGATTCCACGAATTCCCGGGACGAACTGAACCTGTGCGAATTCCCGCTGGCCCTGCTGTCCGACCGCCGCTCGGCCGGCAGGCTCGAACTGTGTTTCACCGATTCCCTGTGGGACGAAGCCGCCGGCCAGCAGATCCGGCGTTCGCTGAGAATCTCTGCACCGCCGAGCTATGGCCTGCCGACCGCCAAGGACGAAGAAGTCCTGTTGGCCCTGATCCACTACACGGACCTGGTCAATCAGTTCTCGTCGCCGACCGTGCCGTTCACACGTTATGAACTCATCAGGCTGCTCGGCTGGGACGACGGAGGCAAAAGCTACCAGCGGCTGCGGGAATCGATGGCCCGCTGGAAAAGCATCACGCTGGACTACCGCAACGCGTGGCGAGACCACCGCGCGAAGTGCTGGGTTTCGGAAGTCTTCTCGCTGATCGACAACGTCACACTCTATGACGCCGCCGAACAACAAAAACGCGGGCCTCCGTCGCAGTTTGATCTGCCGCTGTCCAGCTTTACATGGAATCGCATCTTCTTCGATTCGATGCAGGCCAAATACTTCAAACGCCTGGACTTCACGTTCTATCAGCAGCTCAGGACCTCAACGACCAAACGCCTGTTCCGGTTTCTGGACAAACGCTTCGGCAGCGGCCGCAGTCACTGGGAATTCGATCTGCACGAATTCGCCTTTGAACACATCGGCCTGTCCCGCAACTACGACACCGGCAAGATCAAGGAAAAGCTGTCGCTGGCCATTGCCGAACTCGAAGCCTGCCATTTTCTGCAGCCGCTTCCCCGCGAAGAACGCTACACGAAACGCGGCAATCAATGGCGAGTGACGTTTGCCAAAGGCACCGGCAAACCTCCGCTGACAATGGAACTCCGGCCCTGCCTGGACCTCCAGCCCTGCGAAGTCACCCAACTGCTGCTCAACCGCAACATCAGCCCAAAAACCGCCGCAAAACTCGTGGCCACCTTCGACGAGCACCACATCCGCCGCCAGCTCGACATCTTCGACTGGATCCTCAACCACCATCCGGACTCACTGAAAAACCCCGCTGGCTTCTTCACCGAATCCATCCGCTCCGGCTTCAGCCCGCCTCCGGGCTACCAGACCCCGGAACAGCGGGAACAGGCCAAAGAACGTCGGAGCCGGTTGAAGTCCACACAGGCCGATCGAGAGCAGGAATCAGCACAGGAGAAGCTGGCACTGCTGCGGGAACGCGAACACATCGCCGCCATTCGACAATCACTGACCGCAGACAGGCTGGCCACACTGGAACACCAGGCCATGACCGCGGCCGACGTCGCCCAGCAGAAAGCCCTGAACACGCCGGCCCTGCGTGATTTTCAGCTGCGACTCATGGTCGACGCGATGCTGCTGAAGCAGTTTCCGCTCGCCATGAGCAGCGACTCCGGCAATTCGCGAGTCCGTCCCATGGCCACCGCCCCGCAATCGCGCCGGCCAACCACGCCTCATTCACATTCTCGTCGCCGCTGA
- a CDS encoding hemerythrin domain-containing protein, whose protein sequence is MTETAMQRDLRRFAQEHSHLKSGITDLRSWIDEVSELGIPHFGEMGDRMKPLYAELCEHFAHEEVRGFLAEAIALLPHLSDDADDLRIEHSRLLTALDALICRLQESPPPFESWQRACQDLNEILDALNTHEHKEMEILEQAASTDTIPQN, encoded by the coding sequence ATGACCGAAACCGCAATGCAGCGCGACCTGCGGCGATTCGCGCAGGAACACTCGCATCTGAAATCGGGGATCACCGATTTGCGATCGTGGATTGACGAAGTCAGCGAATTGGGCATTCCGCACTTCGGAGAAATGGGCGACCGGATGAAGCCGCTCTACGCCGAACTCTGCGAACACTTCGCTCACGAGGAAGTGCGCGGGTTCCTGGCGGAAGCCATTGCCCTGCTTCCGCATCTCAGCGATGACGCCGATGACCTGCGGATTGAGCATTCACGCCTGCTGACGGCCCTCGACGCACTGATCTGCCGCCTGCAGGAATCGCCCCCTCCATTCGAAAGCTGGCAGCGAGCGTGTCAGGATCTCAACGAAATCCTGGACGCTCTCAACACGCACGAACACAAGGAAATGGAAATCCTGGAACAGGCTGCTTCCACCGACACAATTCCACAGAACTGA
- a CDS encoding tyrosine-type recombinase/integrase, with the protein MPRSKPAKPYRDFPLFPHGSGQWAKKIRGKTWYFGSWDDPDTALKQFLAERDHIQAGENPRLLTGSSTPGGHTVRDVCNHFLTVQRQKVDSGELSPRTFADYMKTCERVIGFFGKETVAATLKPSNFSAFRQSFPSTWGPRMAGREIRQTKTLFRFAAEEELVDHLPNFGGNFKQPGVKVLRRLRQEKRNAHGELMFEAAELRSMVAQARRPWDAMILLGANCAFGNSDIANLPRNVIDLAGGWIDYGRQKTGIDRRCPLWPETIAALRDSLLHRRLPVDSGDSELVFLTTYRNRYIRETSPGKFSDGISGAFSKMLERWGVKRPGLGFYSLRRTFETVAAETGDQITVDHIMGHIDQSMAGVYRQRIADAQLLRVSEHVRLWFNHNQENALAK; encoded by the coding sequence ATGCCCAGATCAAAGCCGGCGAAACCTTATCGTGATTTCCCGCTTTTTCCACACGGCAGCGGCCAGTGGGCGAAGAAAATCCGGGGAAAGACCTGGTACTTCGGTTCGTGGGACGATCCGGACACTGCGCTCAAGCAATTTCTGGCTGAGCGAGATCACATTCAGGCTGGTGAGAACCCACGGCTGCTGACCGGGAGTAGTACACCCGGTGGACACACCGTCCGCGATGTCTGCAATCACTTCCTCACCGTTCAGCGACAGAAGGTTGACTCCGGCGAACTGTCGCCGAGAACGTTCGCCGACTACATGAAGACCTGCGAACGCGTCATCGGGTTCTTCGGAAAAGAAACCGTCGCAGCGACACTGAAACCGTCAAACTTTTCAGCGTTTCGACAGTCGTTCCCGTCAACGTGGGGACCACGGATGGCAGGTCGCGAGATCAGGCAAACAAAGACTCTGTTTAGGTTCGCGGCCGAAGAAGAACTCGTCGATCATCTACCGAATTTCGGCGGCAATTTTAAACAACCGGGAGTGAAGGTTCTGCGCCGTCTGCGGCAGGAGAAGCGGAACGCTCACGGCGAATTGATGTTCGAAGCGGCTGAACTGCGGTCGATGGTGGCACAGGCCCGGCGTCCGTGGGACGCAATGATTCTTCTGGGAGCGAACTGCGCGTTCGGCAACAGCGACATCGCGAACCTGCCTCGAAACGTTATCGATCTAGCCGGTGGCTGGATCGATTACGGCCGACAGAAAACCGGGATCGATCGTCGCTGTCCATTGTGGCCGGAGACAATCGCTGCGTTGCGTGACTCACTTCTTCATCGGCGTCTTCCGGTCGACTCTGGTGATTCCGAACTGGTGTTTCTTACCACATACCGAAATCGGTACATTCGTGAGACGAGTCCCGGCAAGTTTTCCGACGGGATCAGCGGTGCGTTTTCCAAAATGCTAGAACGCTGGGGCGTGAAGCGACCAGGACTGGGATTCTACTCACTGCGACGGACATTTGAGACCGTCGCGGCGGAGACGGGTGACCAGATCACCGTCGACCACATCATGGGCCACATCGACCAGTCGATGGCCGGCGTCTATCGACAACGCATAGCCGATGCCCAGTTGCTGAGAGTCAGCGAACACGTTCGGCTTTGGTTCAACCACAATCAAGAGAACGCACTGGCGAAGTAG
- a CDS encoding Uma2 family endonuclease yields the protein MSTDTLPTTSSSAVAEDTAPPECVSAAESAVMLSAGWTDYVTLRDNPDNRGLRMTFDDGLLEIMTLSSFHELVALLIHDFITEWRVARRIPVRPAGSMTLRSGESKGGLESDQSYYIQHEQDVRGIESVDLNTAPPPDLAIEVEHRSAAIHKMPIYGRLGVPEVWRWHDETLTVHRLVDGGYVERNESEALPGIPLEKLRSALQRRMQIDETSLVGEFRQWLQSAKQQ from the coding sequence ATGTCAACCGACACATTGCCCACAACTTCATCATCAGCTGTCGCTGAAGACACCGCGCCGCCGGAATGCGTGTCTGCCGCGGAAAGCGCCGTAATGCTGTCGGCCGGCTGGACCGATTACGTGACGCTCCGCGACAATCCGGACAATCGCGGTCTGCGCATGACCTTCGACGATGGACTCCTGGAAATCATGACGCTGAGCAGTTTTCACGAATTGGTGGCACTCCTGATCCATGATTTCATTACGGAATGGCGTGTTGCCCGGAGAATTCCGGTTCGGCCGGCAGGTTCCATGACGCTGCGCAGCGGGGAAAGCAAGGGTGGGCTGGAAAGTGACCAGAGTTACTACATTCAGCACGAGCAGGATGTCCGAGGGATTGAAAGCGTTGATCTCAATACGGCTCCGCCGCCGGATCTGGCGATCGAGGTTGAACATCGATCAGCGGCGATTCACAAGATGCCGATTTACGGACGGCTGGGAGTTCCCGAAGTCTGGCGTTGGCACGATGAAACGCTGACGGTCCACCGCCTGGTCGACGGCGGTTATGTCGAACGCAACGAAAGCGAAGCGCTGCCGGGAATTCCGCTGGAAAAACTCCGCAGCGCATTACAGCGCCGGATGCAGATCGACGAAACATCGCTTGTCGGCGAATTTCGACAGTGGCTGCAGTCAGCAAAGCAGCAGTAA